A genome region from Arachis duranensis cultivar V14167 chromosome 8, aradu.V14167.gnm2.J7QH, whole genome shotgun sequence includes the following:
- the LOC127741245 gene encoding uncharacterized protein LOC127741245 has translation MAKNFDDMFNEALYGKRRRQDNTLIDNWIDEYLLEDSEEEDIDRSPIPSTRRWINRDREAGHDRLFQDYFADELVYNADIFRQRFRMRRDVFLRIVDALSNVYLYFHQRVDAIGRRGLSPLQKCTAAIRMLAYGVAADAVDDYVLFDDILNDRAPEVNYTINGNNYTMGYYLTYGIYPEWAIFVKSISKPQGEKRKLFAQYQEGQRKDVERAFGVLQARFAIIRGPGRFWEKKKLANIMRACIILHNMIVEDERDTYARNFAQGLEYDDVENGLS, from the exons ATGGCTAAAAATTTTGATGATATGTTTAATGAGGCTTTGTATGGCAAAAGAAGACGTCAAGATAACACACTGATAGATAATTGGATCGATGAGTATTTACTCGAagattcagaagaagaagatatcgaTAGAAGCCCTATCCCAAGTACTCGTAGATGGATCAACAGAGATCGAGAAGCAGGACATGATCGCCTTTTTCAAGATTACTTTGCAGATGAACTGGTGTATAATGCTGACATTTTTCGACAAAGATTTCGAATGAGAAGAGATGTGTTCCTTCGGATAGTAGACGCTCTCTCAAACGTCTATCTGTATTTCCACCAGAGGGTTGATGCAATTGGAAGAAGAGGCTTGTCGCCACTTCAGAAATGTACCGCTGCGATACGGATGTTAGCATACGGCGTAGCAGCTGATGCTGTTGATGATTATGTGC TGTTTGATGACATTCTAAATGATCGTGCTCCGGAGGTAAATTATACTATTAATGGTAATAATTATACTATGGGATACTATTTAACATATGGTATTTATCCTGAATGGGCCATATTTGTCAAATCAATCTCAAAGCCACAAGGGGAGAAACGCAAGTTATTTGCACAATACCAAGAAGGGCAAAGAAAAGATGTGGAACGAGCATTCGGAGTGTTGCAAGCACGCTTTGCAATTATACGTGGTCCAGGTCGTTTTTgggaaaagaagaagcttgccaaCATAATGAGAGCTTGTATTATATTGCATAATATGATTGTTGAGGATGAAAGAGACACTTATGCAAGAAATTTTGCTCAAGGCTTAGAGTATGATGATGTTGAAAATGGATTATCATAA
- the LOC127741064 gene encoding phosphatidylinositol 3,4,5-trisphosphate 3-phosphatase and protein-tyrosine-phosphatase PTEN2A-like isoform X1, whose protein sequence is MCCSSFQLLRSQWITIIRNDVLMEKDLFCPVRLCMLRGFRLHRCPYWIRPSITVSDHSSVLFSTKKHPRTKDLLLEDFWFSALKKGVMVFALPGEPGLTELAGDFKIHFHDRQGDFYCWLNTTMKKIEKY, encoded by the exons ATGTGCTGCAGTTCTTTCCAACTGCTGAGGAGTCAATGGATCACTATAATCAGAAACGATGTGTTGATGGAAAAGGACTTGTTCTGCCCAGTTAGATT GTGCATGCTTAGGGGATTTCGGCTTCACAGGTGCCCTTACTGGATCAGGCCCTCTATAACTGTCTCAGACCATAGTA GTGTGCTGTTCTCTACCAAAAAACATCCAAGGACCAAGGATCTTTTG CTAGAAGATTTCTGGTTCAGTGCTCTAAAGAAGGGAGTAATGGTCTTTGCTTTGCCAGGAGAGCCTGGTCTTACAGAATTGGCTGGGGacttcaaaattcattttcatgaTCGCCAAGGAGACTTTTACTG tTGGTTGAACACAACTatgaagaaaatagaaaagtattgA
- the LOC127741064 gene encoding phosphatidylinositol 3,4,5-trisphosphate 3-phosphatase and protein-tyrosine-phosphatase PTEN2A-like isoform X2 — protein sequence MCCSSFQLLRSQWITIIRNDVLMEKDLFCPVRLCMLRGFRLHRCPYWIRPSITVSDHSVLFSTKKHPRTKDLLLEDFWFSALKKGVMVFALPGEPGLTELAGDFKIHFHDRQGDFYCWLNTTMKKIEKY from the exons ATGTGCTGCAGTTCTTTCCAACTGCTGAGGAGTCAATGGATCACTATAATCAGAAACGATGTGTTGATGGAAAAGGACTTGTTCTGCCCAGTTAGATT GTGCATGCTTAGGGGATTTCGGCTTCACAGGTGCCCTTACTGGATCAGGCCCTCTATAACTGTCTCAGACCATA GTGTGCTGTTCTCTACCAAAAAACATCCAAGGACCAAGGATCTTTTG CTAGAAGATTTCTGGTTCAGTGCTCTAAAGAAGGGAGTAATGGTCTTTGCTTTGCCAGGAGAGCCTGGTCTTACAGAATTGGCTGGGGacttcaaaattcattttcatgaTCGCCAAGGAGACTTTTACTG tTGGTTGAACACAACTatgaagaaaatagaaaagtattgA
- the LOC127741064 gene encoding phosphatidylinositol 3,4,5-trisphosphate 3-phosphatase and protein-tyrosine-phosphatase PTEN2A-like isoform X3 produces the protein MEKDLFCPVRLCMLRGFRLHRCPYWIRPSITVSDHSSVLFSTKKHPRTKDLLLEDFWFSALKKGVMVFALPGEPGLTELAGDFKIHFHDRQGDFYCWLNTTMKKIEKY, from the exons ATGGAAAAGGACTTGTTCTGCCCAGTTAGATT GTGCATGCTTAGGGGATTTCGGCTTCACAGGTGCCCTTACTGGATCAGGCCCTCTATAACTGTCTCAGACCATAGTA GTGTGCTGTTCTCTACCAAAAAACATCCAAGGACCAAGGATCTTTTG CTAGAAGATTTCTGGTTCAGTGCTCTAAAGAAGGGAGTAATGGTCTTTGCTTTGCCAGGAGAGCCTGGTCTTACAGAATTGGCTGGGGacttcaaaattcattttcatgaTCGCCAAGGAGACTTTTACTG tTGGTTGAACACAACTatgaagaaaatagaaaagtattgA
- the LOC127741064 gene encoding phosphatidylinositol 3,4,5-trisphosphate 3-phosphatase and protein-tyrosine-phosphatase PTEN2A-like isoform X4 translates to MAKTHLPVGACLGDFGFTGVLFSTKKHPRTKDLLLEDFWFSALKKGVMVFALPGEPGLTELAGDFKIHFHDRQGDFYCWLNTTMKKIEKY, encoded by the exons ATGGCTAAAACCCACCTGCCCGTAG GTGCATGCTTAGGGGATTTCGGCTTCACAG GTGTGCTGTTCTCTACCAAAAAACATCCAAGGACCAAGGATCTTTTG CTAGAAGATTTCTGGTTCAGTGCTCTAAAGAAGGGAGTAATGGTCTTTGCTTTGCCAGGAGAGCCTGGTCTTACAGAATTGGCTGGGGacttcaaaattcattttcatgaTCGCCAAGGAGACTTTTACTG tTGGTTGAACACAACTatgaagaaaatagaaaagtattgA